CCGCTCGGCGGCGCGCTCGAGCGCCGCGGTAAGCGAAAGCGCGCCGCGCCCGACGGCCTGGGCGTAGATTTTGTAATTGACGATGACGATCGGCGGACGCAGCGCCATCGCCGTTCGATCCGGCTCGCCGTATAAATAGGCTCGCGGCGCGGCGAAGGCACCTACAAGTAGGGCGACCCCGTACGCGCGCCGATGGTGGATTGGCAGGTCGTCCTCGCCGGGTTGCTTGGCATCGTGCCGGCGTTTGGGATCCTCGTCCTCGCCTACGGCCGGTACGACGGCAAGTTCCGCGACGAGACCATGTTCCTCCTGTTCATGGCCGGGCTGTTCGCCGGGTTTCCCGTCGGGCTCGTGGAGGCGTGGCTGTTCTACGCGCTTGTGGTGCTCCTTGGATTCCCGCTGTTCGAGCAGCTCCTGAAAACCGTGGTTCTGAATCTGCGCCGGTACCAGGGCCAGGCGACCATGCGATTCTACGGCGGAAGCTTCGGCCTTGGACTTGGGACCATCCTCGTGTTCGTCCCCGCCGCGCTCCTTCTTCGCCAACGCGGCCTGTACGCGGACCTCGGCGGCGTCGTTGCCGATCCCATCCCGCTCCTTGCCCTCCTTGCCATGGGCGTGGGAACGCTTCTCATGCACTTTGCCACAGGCATCGTCATCGGGGAGGGCGTCGCCGTTGGCAAGCCGTTCCGGGGCGCCGCGTTTGCGATCGCGGCCGCCCTGCCGCACCAGGTCCTGTGGTACGAATTCTTCGCCGGCGCCCGCGACCCCGCCGGCGGCGTGTCGCTTCTTTGGCCGGCCGTGGCGCTTGCGTACGGACTCGTGCTGACGCGCCACGTTCTCCGAAACGTCCTGCCCAACGCGCTTCCGCCGGGCGAACGGCGGAAGCTGAAGAAGCTCTTCGCCGGCTGGAAGACGGGCGAACCGGGCTAGGCCGGCACGGCGCGGTACCGGCCGGGCCGCGCCTCCACGACGGAGCCCTCCTCCAGGAACCGCCGCAGGAAGCCTGGCCCCTTCTCGGCTGCGATTCCCAACGAAGCGAGCGCCTCCACGAACCGGTCCTCGCCGAAGGCTCCCGCGTGCTCGGTGAGGCCGCGCGCCAGCGCAAGCGCGCGGGCCGCCTCGCCGCCGCGCGGAGGCACGCGGGCCACCACCGCCTCGAGATCGCGCGGGGGGCCCGGGGCCCTGCGCGGAACGACTTGCGATTCGAGCAAGGCCCCCTCCTGCGCGCCGCGCGCGCGGGCTTCGTTGTGTCGCGCAAGCGCCTCCTGCAGCTCCGCGACGGAGGCGGCCCGGGCGAGGATGCGAAGCGAGGCGATTTCGAGGCGCCGGCCGCAGCCGTTGCACTCGGTAGTCTTGCGGGAGAGATCGACGCCCTTGGGGGTCTTGCACGAGAAGCAGGCGACGAGGCCGTACTCCGTCATTCCATGAACACCACGGCCGACAAGCACGTGCCGTAGTGGTCCATGGGAATCGACAGTTCTTCGATCGAGTAGGTGACGTTCTTCAGGCGCACGGCGCGAAGCTTGCAGACGCCCTCGATCTTCCACTGAAGGACCTCTCGCAGCGCCTTCTTCTCCATGTGGCCGTGGCCCTCCACGACGTAGCCGCCCTGTCCGTCGTCGCGGAAGCCGTAGGCGACGCCCGCGCTGATCGTCTCGCCCTCGCTCCCCCGCTGCTGGGCGAGGACGCAGTGCGTGATCGCGCCCATGGGAAGCTTGACCTTGGGCACCTTCTTGATGCCGATGGGCAGCACGGAGGAGACGTACACGAGGTTCTGCTCCCCGATCCCCGCGCGGACGAGCGCTTCGTCGAAGGCGTTGAGGTCGGAGACCTTGCTGACCGCTCGTCCGGAAGTCACAAAGAACCGGGTGGGGACCGGAAGCATCGGGAATCGCGCACCCGAAAAAGGGGGTCTTGATTTAAGCCTGACGGAACGGGGGAACTTTTATCCCGCGCGCCCCCATGGAGGTCGTCGCGCATGACGCTTGCTCCCGTCCCCATCGCGGCCATCCGTTCCGGCGCGTTCGAAGGAAAGCCCGCCCGCGTCCGCGGCTGGGTCCACCGGGCCCGAAGTTCCGGCGGAATCGTCTTCCTCGTGCTTCGCGACGCCACCGGGCTCCTCCAAGCGACCGTGAAGAAGGGAGCGGCCGACGACGGAAGCTTCGCCGCCGCCAAGGACCTGCAGCTGGAGGCCGCCGTCGACGTCGAGGGCGTCGCCCACAAGGACCCCCGCGCGCCGGGCGGCTGGGAGCTGCGCACCGCCGCGCTGCGCGTGGTGGGCGGCTCGCACGAATTCCCCATCACGGAGGACCAATCCGTCGAGTTCCTCCTCGACAAGCGCCACCTCTGGCTTCGCTCGCGCAAGCTCACGAACACCTTCCGCGTGAAGGCCCAGATGCTCAAGGCCTTCCGCGAGTGGTTCGACGCGAATGCGTTCTACGAGGTCACGCCGTCTGTCATCACGACAAACGCGTGCGAGGGCGGCTCCACGCTCTTCGAGTTCGACTACTTCGACCAGACGGCCTTCTTGTCCCAATCGAGCCAGATGTACCTCGAAGCGCTCATCTTCAGCCTCGAGCGCGTCTGGTGCCTTGCGCCCTCCTTCCGCGCGGAGAAGAGCCGGACGACAAAGCACCTCACGGAGTTCTGGCACCTCGAAGCCGAGGAGGCCCACGTCGACAACGAGGGCAACATGCGCATCCAGGAGGAGCTTGTCGCCCACGTCGCCAACGCGGTGGGCGCGCGGTGCGCAGACGAGCTTCGCGAGCTCGGGCGCGACCCGGACGACCTGCTGCGCATCAAGCCGCCTTTCAAGCGCCTGCACTACGACGAGGCGATCGACCTCCTGAAGAAGAAGGGCTTCCCGATCGAATGGGGCGAAGATTTCGGGCAGCCCCACGAGCGCGCGCTCGTCGAAGGCGAGACCCAGCCCATCTTCGTCACGCACTTCCCCGCCGAGATCAAGGCCTTCTACATGGAGCGGGACGACTCCGGCGAGCACGCGCTGTGCGCCGACATGATCGCGCCCGAAGGCTACGGCGAGATCATCGGCGGGTCCCAGCGCTCGCTCGACGTCGAGGCCATGCGCGAGCGCCTGCGCAAGGAAGGCGCTCCCGTGGAGGCCTACGAGTGGTACTTCGACCTTCGCCGCTACGGCAGCGTGCCCCACTCCGGGTTCGGGCTTGGCACCGAGCGCGTGCTCACGTGGCTGTGCAAGAACGACCACATCCGCGACGCGACGCCGTTTCCAAGAACGATCAACCGGGCGTATCCGTGAGCAATCCTCTAAAGCAAGGGATCAACGGTCGATTGGACGACCTTTTTGTTGAGTGGGAAAGCCGGGTTCCGCAAGGGCGGTTTTGCAAGGACGGGCTCGTCTCCGAAAGCGATTGGCATGAGCTCGATCCCGCCAAGCGCCTCTTGATCGTGTGCAAGGACGTGAACGTACGCGACCAAGATGCGATTGACATGAGGGTTCGTCTCGACCCAGAAAAGACGTGGACAGCGAGGCGAAGAGTAGGTTTCGACACGAACATCGCGCACTGGTCACAGATTCTCACTGTGGATCCAAACACACGATATCCGGATTCAGAGGATGCCCGACGAGACGCGCGCCAAGTTCTGAAACAGATCGCGTTCATGAACCTCAAGAAAGAGGCAGGGAAATCATCCGCAGAATCACGTAAGGTCAAGGAAGCCGTCAGTCGTGATCGCGACCTGATTCTTCGCGAAGTCGAAACGATCGACCCTTCAATCGTTCTTGCGGGTGGCGCGGAGGTCAACAATCTCTTGCAGCAATTAGCGGGCCTCCCAAAAGTAGGGCCATATGACAGCTGGTTGTGGGGGAACCGCCGCGTCGTTGCGACGTATCATCCCTCTCATCGCAAGAGCGTTGAACAAGCGGCCGAGGTTCTCAGGCGAAGCGCCCGTCAGATCCTTCATGAGTTTGGCGCCCCGGACGGGATTTGAACCCGTGAGGCAAGTACGCCACTGGTTCCTGAAACCAGCGCCCTACCTGCTAGGCGACCGGGGCGTGGGAGCATATCACCTATTTTGCTCCCGGCGGCCCAATAGCCCCGAAAGATATAACGGTCCTCCGGAGGTTCCTTCCTTGGCAAGGAAGCCATTGGCCTCCTGCTAGGCAACCGCGAGCGGGCCCGCCAACGCGGGCCCCTCACAGTCCTTTTCCGGAAGTCGCAGCGCCATGCTTCTCTCGGTTCCGGCTGACGCGCGGTCGAACCATCCTACGTTACGGCAAAACGCGCAAACGGCGGTGGAAAACCCGCGACCGGCACCGGGAGCGTTTTCGTGTCCACCATCTTCCGCTGCGAGAATCCGCGCGGGCCACCGTGCGAATCG
This Candidatus Thermoplasmatota archaeon DNA region includes the following protein-coding sequences:
- a CDS encoding pyruvoyl-dependent arginine decarboxylase — its product is MLPVPTRFFVTSGRAVSKVSDLNAFDEALVRAGIGEQNLVYVSSVLPIGIKKVPKVKLPMGAITHCVLAQQRGSEGETISAGVAYGFRDDGQGGYVVEGHGHMEKKALREVLQWKIEGVCKLRAVRLKNVTYSIEELSIPMDHYGTCLSAVVFME
- the asnS gene encoding asparagine--tRNA ligase; the protein is MTLAPVPIAAIRSGAFEGKPARVRGWVHRARSSGGIVFLVLRDATGLLQATVKKGAADDGSFAAAKDLQLEAAVDVEGVAHKDPRAPGGWELRTAALRVVGGSHEFPITEDQSVEFLLDKRHLWLRSRKLTNTFRVKAQMLKAFREWFDANAFYEVTPSVITTNACEGGSTLFEFDYFDQTAFLSQSSQMYLEALIFSLERVWCLAPSFRAEKSRTTKHLTEFWHLEAEEAHVDNEGNMRIQEELVAHVANAVGARCADELRELGRDPDDLLRIKPPFKRLHYDEAIDLLKKKGFPIEWGEDFGQPHERALVEGETQPIFVTHFPAEIKAFYMERDDSGEHALCADMIAPEGYGEIIGGSQRSLDVEAMRERLRKEGAPVEAYEWYFDLRRYGSVPHSGFGLGTERVLTWLCKNDHIRDATPFPRTINRAYP